A single genomic interval of Anopheles marshallii chromosome 2, idAnoMarsDA_429_01, whole genome shotgun sequence harbors:
- the LOC128719522 gene encoding insulin-like growth factor-binding protein complex acid labile subunit, with protein sequence MRGLVSSRKTSRGTARNTMVTLSVGIAVVMVMAAAVVVFPVEAAGLTNCPPGCQCDDDTLVVTCGEGQLDVLPIVLNPSIQRLVIKNNKIKTIDSSMQFYADLTFLDLSYNHLFNMPPRTFAYQRKLTELHLNHNKVGSITNKTFVGLVALTVLNLRGNFLDELPEGVFSGVPKLEELNLGQNRIAKIDPKAFVGLANLRVLYLDDNTISTVPSPALHPLRALGELYIGLNSFAAIPKEAFAMLTGLSRLDLEGAALLNVTRDSFRGLERLRTLDLSDNRLSRIPTAELAVLERLEELALGQNDFESIPASAFAGLGNLRLLDISGSLKLTRIEGGAFAHNTNLEEIIIASNKALTDIQEGALSGLPHLRRIVLKDNALTTLTDGMLSWNELVELDLSENPIMCDCQILWLRNLLVSRSNVTAAGQSAPQQIPVVCAAPDRLRDQALQSLSPELLGCTHPDRQQQAIICVVLVSAAAVLTALALVIYKCRRRIQEVVKGSWGSNGIGRKEREYQKTFSEEDYSARHPHPGPPGGGLAIHPTTLNNYQINNHHHHSHGIRHIPVTEL encoded by the coding sequence ATGAGAGGACTGGTGAGCAGTAGAAAAACATCCAGAGGCACTGCCAGAAACACGATGGTAACGCTGTCGGTGGGCATTGCTGTTGTAATGGTGATGGCAGCGGCAGTGGTCGTGTTCCCAGTTGAAGCGGCCGGACTCACAAACTGTCCACCCGGTTGTCAGTGTGATGACGATACGCTAGTGGTGACCTGCGGTGAGGGTCAGCTAGACGTGTTGCCGATCGTGCTGAATCCCTCCATACAACGGCTAGTCATCAAGAACAACAAGATCAAAACGATCGACTCTTCGATGCAGTTTTACGCTGATCTAACCTTCCTAGATCTCAGCTATAATCACCTCTTCAATATGCCACCGCGCACATTCGCCTACCAACGTAAACTTACCGAGCTGCACCTTAACCACAACAAGGTAGGCTCGATCACCAACAAAACGTTCGTCGGTTTGGTGGCGCTCACCGTGCTGAACCTTCGCGGTAACTTCCTGGACGAACTGCCCGAGGGTGTGTTCTCCGGAGTGCCGAAGCTGGAGGAGCTAAACCTCGGTCAGAACCGTATTGCGAAGATTGACCCGAAGGCTTTTGTCGGGTTAGCCAACCTGCGCGTGCTGTATCTCGATGATAACACAATCAGTACAGTACCATCACCAGCTTTGCATCCACTACGGGCTCTGGGTGAGCTGTATATAGGCTTAAATTCGTTTGCTGCCATCCCGAAGGAAGCTTTTGCCATGTTGACCGGGCTTAGCCGACTCGACCTGGAGGGTGCCGCCTTGCTAAACGTTACGCGAGACAGCTTCCGTGGCCTGGAACGACTACGTACGCTCGATCTCTCCGACAATCGGTTGAGTCGCATCCCGACGGCGGAATTAGCAGTACTCGAACGTCTGGAAGAGCTGGCGCTCGGTCAGAACGATTTCGAAAGCATACCGGCAAGCGCGTTCGCCGGTTTGGGTAATCTCCGGCTGCTGGACATATCAGGCTCGTTAAAGCTGACCCGGATCGAGGGTGGCGCATTTGCGCACAACACAAACCTGGAGGAAATTATAATCGCCTCCAACAAGGCTCTGACCGACATCCAAGAGGGTGCGCTCAGTGGATTGCCACATCTGAGACGCATCGTGCTGAAGGATAACGCGCTCACCACGCTCACCGATGGCATGCTGTCATGGAACGAGCTGGTCGAGCTAGACCTCTCGGAGAATCCCATCATGTGCGATTGCCAGATACTGTGGCTTCGCAATCTGCTCGTGAGCAGAAGCAACGTGACAGCGGCGGGTCAGTCCGCGCCGCAACAGATTCCGGTTGTATGTGCGGCACCGGATCGGTTGCGGGATCAGGCACTGCAGAGTCTTTCGCCGGAGCTGCTCGGTTGCACACATCCCGACCGTCAGCAGCAGGCCATCATCTGTGTGGTGCTGGTCAGTGCTGCCGCCGTACTGACGGCGCTCGCGCTCGTCATCTACAAGTGCCGGCGACGTATCCAGGAGGTGGTGAAGGGTAGCTGGGGCAGCAACGGCATTGGGCGGAAGGAGCGCGAGTATCAGAAGACGTTCTCGGAGGAGGACTACTCCGCGCGGCATCCACATCCGGGGCCGCCGGGCGGTGGGCTTGCGATTCATCCGACCACGCTGAACAACTATCAGATCaacaaccaccatcaccactcGCACGGCATCCGGCACATTCCGGTCACGGAACTATAG